Proteins encoded together in one Prochlorococcus marinus str. MIT 9211 window:
- a CDS encoding AAA family ATPase — translation MQNWNDHFDLLIKSKTPLIFVRSGEEERVESLLVEATKRLNSRRLATWDYIEGLRGVLNSKGLGARQPMEVLQWLKNLDTASPTILLAKDFHRFAEDAGVSRMLRNLSADLRSTKHTLVLTAGDWNPPNDLEESMTILDLPLPKENELKRLLRNIAQASESLLSEDVLEELTHACSGLSEIRVRQVAARALAQRGKLSREDLEEVLAEKRQAIARSEVLEYCETSATPSDIGGLDALKNWLNQRHAAFSDEARNFGLPLPRGVLLIGPQGTGKSLTAKAIAHSWSMPLLRLDVGRLFAGLVGASEARTRETIRRAEAMAPCVLWIDEIDKGFGGDARSDGGTSQRVLANVLTWMAEKTSAVFVVATANGVDRLPGELLRKGRFDEIFLLDLPTTQERLSILNLHLNQRRPDLEIPLQSIVSRTDGFSGAELEQTVIEAMHLAFAERRELEETDLILAASQLVPLSRTAKEQLDFLKEWASSGRARPASIKLG, via the coding sequence ATGCAGAACTGGAATGACCATTTTGATTTATTGATTAAATCTAAAACTCCATTAATTTTTGTTCGAAGTGGAGAAGAAGAAAGAGTTGAGTCTTTATTAGTCGAAGCAACAAAAAGACTCAATTCGAGACGCCTAGCAACTTGGGATTATATAGAAGGTTTAAGAGGAGTACTTAATTCAAAGGGTTTAGGTGCAAGACAGCCTATGGAAGTATTGCAATGGTTAAAAAATCTCGACACTGCATCACCAACAATTCTTCTTGCTAAAGACTTCCATCGATTTGCAGAAGATGCTGGTGTATCAAGAATGCTAAGAAACTTATCTGCTGATTTAAGAAGCACAAAACATACTCTTGTGCTAACTGCAGGAGATTGGAATCCACCTAATGATTTGGAAGAGTCAATGACAATATTAGACCTCCCTTTACCTAAAGAAAATGAATTAAAAAGGCTTCTTAGAAACATAGCCCAAGCAAGTGAATCTCTACTGTCTGAGGATGTCCTAGAAGAATTAACCCACGCCTGTAGCGGCTTAAGCGAAATAAGAGTACGTCAAGTCGCTGCCAGAGCACTTGCCCAAAGAGGAAAATTAAGTAGGGAAGATCTAGAAGAAGTTTTAGCAGAAAAGCGTCAGGCTATTGCTAGAAGTGAAGTACTTGAATACTGCGAAACTTCAGCAACACCATCAGACATTGGGGGGCTAGATGCATTAAAAAACTGGCTTAACCAACGTCATGCAGCTTTTTCGGATGAAGCACGTAATTTCGGACTACCTTTGCCACGCGGAGTGCTTTTAATAGGACCTCAAGGAACAGGAAAATCTTTAACCGCAAAGGCAATTGCTCATAGCTGGTCAATGCCCCTCCTTCGCCTTGATGTAGGCCGTCTATTTGCTGGTTTAGTTGGTGCAAGTGAAGCAAGAACAAGAGAGACTATCCGACGAGCAGAAGCAATGGCACCATGTGTTTTATGGATTGATGAGATTGATAAGGGTTTTGGAGGTGATGCAAGAAGCGATGGAGGAACAAGTCAGCGAGTTTTAGCAAATGTTCTTACATGGATGGCAGAAAAGACTTCTGCCGTTTTTGTAGTTGCTACAGCAAATGGTGTTGATCGATTACCAGGAGAACTATTAAGAAAAGGAAGATTTGATGAGATATTTTTACTTGACCTACCAACCACACAAGAGCGCCTAAGCATTCTCAACTTACATTTGAACCAAAGACGACCTGACTTGGAAATACCACTTCAGTCAATTGTTAGTCGCACAGATGGCTTTTCAGGTGCAGAGCTTGAGCAAACCGTTATTGAAGCTATGCATCTTGCTTTCGCAGAAAGGAGAGAATTAGAGGAAACGGATCTAATTCTTGCAGCATCACAGCTTGTACCTTTATCAAGAACCGCGAAAGAACAACTTGACTTTCTAAAAGAATGGGCATCTAGTGGCCGAGCTAGGCCAGCATCAATTAAGCTTGGTTAA
- the serS gene encoding serine--tRNA ligase has translation MLDQRLIRENPKLIIEGLQTRGIQVDLGDLQLDIEKLKQIEQQRNLLQAEGNEIGKEVGQKIRSGLDPSSPEIELLRSSGNTVKKKVNELEELEKAISEKITEEILHLPNIPDKECPIGKNETDNVEVRSWGEPLESKAYKEHWEIAEELQLLDTQRSVKIAKSRFVTLLNQGARLERALINFMLDMHSKKGYLEVLPPVLVNTASLTASGQLPKFSEESFRCAEDDLWLTPTAEVPLTSLHRGEIIPSEELPIKYVAYTPCFRREAGSYGRDTRGLIRLHQFNKVELFWFVHPEKSPAAHEQITKDAESILQALELPYRVLELCTGDLGFSASRTYDLEVWLPGANAYREISSSSICNDFQARRSSIRTKEGKKSRLVHTLNASGLAIGRTMAAILENGQNLDGTVSIPDALVPYFGKNKIQPEAK, from the coding sequence GTGCTTGACCAGCGCCTTATCAGGGAAAATCCCAAACTAATTATCGAGGGCTTACAAACTCGGGGAATACAAGTTGATCTTGGAGATTTACAGCTAGATATTGAAAAGCTAAAGCAAATAGAGCAACAAAGGAATCTTCTTCAGGCTGAAGGTAATGAGATAGGGAAAGAAGTTGGTCAAAAAATCAGAAGTGGTCTTGACCCAAGTTCTCCAGAAATAGAATTACTTCGCAGCAGTGGTAATACGGTCAAAAAGAAAGTTAATGAATTAGAAGAGCTTGAGAAGGCTATCTCAGAAAAAATTACTGAAGAAATTCTTCATTTACCAAATATTCCTGACAAAGAGTGTCCTATAGGTAAAAACGAAACGGACAATGTAGAAGTTCGTTCTTGGGGCGAACCTTTAGAAAGTAAAGCCTATAAAGAACATTGGGAAATTGCAGAAGAGCTTCAACTTTTAGATACTCAAAGGTCAGTAAAAATAGCTAAAAGTAGATTTGTCACTCTATTAAATCAAGGGGCCCGCCTTGAAAGGGCATTGATTAATTTCATGCTAGATATGCATTCAAAAAAAGGATATTTAGAAGTTCTTCCGCCGGTTTTAGTAAATACAGCCAGCCTGACTGCATCTGGACAATTACCAAAATTCTCTGAGGAAAGCTTTAGATGTGCTGAAGATGATCTCTGGCTCACTCCAACTGCTGAAGTTCCTCTAACTTCATTACATAGAGGTGAAATAATTCCATCTGAAGAATTACCAATTAAATACGTTGCTTACACCCCTTGTTTCAGAAGAGAAGCTGGTAGTTATGGTAGAGATACAAGAGGGTTAATAAGACTTCATCAATTCAATAAAGTCGAGCTCTTTTGGTTTGTACATCCTGAGAAATCACCAGCTGCTCATGAACAAATAACAAAAGACGCAGAGTCTATTCTTCAAGCTTTAGAACTACCTTATCGAGTCCTAGAGCTATGCACGGGAGATCTTGGATTCTCAGCATCACGAACATATGACTTAGAAGTTTGGCTCCCAGGAGCCAATGCTTACAGGGAAATCTCAAGCTCTAGTATCTGTAATGATTTCCAAGCAAGAAGATCTTCAATTAGAACAAAAGAAGGCAAAAAAAGTCGACTGGTCCATACTCTTAACGCTAGTGGTCTTGCGATAGGAAGAACAATGGCTGCAATATTAGAAAATGGCCAAAACCTGGATGGGACAGTCAGTATCCCAGATGCACTCGTACCATATTTTGGCAAAAATAAGATTCAACCCGAAGCCAAATAA
- the rseP gene encoding RIP metalloprotease RseP, translated as MTFFNVIASIAVLALLIFFHEAGHFLAATLQGIRVSGFSIGFGPALLEKEFKGVTYSIRAFPLGGFVSFPDDDNEKEKISLDDPDLLSNRPIYQRLLVISAGVIANLLVAWIALFSQATFIGLPNQPDPGVLIIGVQDQEAAYQAGLEIGDKVLSIDGIKLGSGQEAVQSLVDKIKASPGKSIELDKANSKGNFTITITPSDYFGNGRVGAQLQQNTVVSSRPAKGILEIIVHSNSQFTDLLIRTVKGYQGLFTDFASTSKQISGPVKIVELGAQMSGQGVSGLIFFASLVSINLAVLNSLPLPVLDGGQFALILIEAVRGKPVPEKIQLAFMQSGFLLLIGLSIVLIIRDTSQLSILQQLASNH; from the coding sequence ATGACTTTTTTTAATGTGATTGCTTCCATTGCCGTCTTAGCGCTTCTAATTTTTTTCCATGAAGCAGGGCATTTTCTTGCAGCCACATTGCAAGGCATTCGAGTCAGTGGATTTTCAATTGGCTTTGGTCCTGCACTTTTAGAAAAAGAATTTAAAGGTGTCACTTACTCAATAAGAGCATTCCCTTTAGGAGGGTTTGTATCCTTTCCTGATGATGACAATGAAAAAGAAAAGATTTCTCTAGACGATCCTGATCTATTAAGTAATAGGCCAATTTATCAAAGATTATTGGTTATTTCAGCTGGTGTTATTGCCAATCTATTAGTTGCATGGATTGCATTATTTAGCCAAGCAACTTTTATAGGCCTGCCAAATCAGCCTGATCCTGGTGTTCTTATTATTGGAGTACAAGATCAAGAAGCTGCTTACCAAGCAGGCCTAGAAATAGGCGATAAAGTCTTAAGCATTGACGGCATCAAACTAGGTTCAGGCCAAGAAGCTGTTCAATCTTTAGTTGACAAAATTAAAGCTTCTCCAGGTAAATCAATAGAACTTGATAAAGCAAATAGTAAAGGTAACTTTACTATCACCATCACTCCTTCAGATTATTTTGGCAACGGCAGAGTAGGTGCACAATTACAACAAAATACTGTTGTTTCTTCAAGGCCTGCAAAGGGAATATTAGAAATTATTGTTCATTCTAATTCTCAATTTACAGATTTATTAATTCGAACTGTTAAAGGGTATCAAGGACTGTTTACAGATTTCGCCTCAACATCAAAGCAAATTAGCGGACCAGTTAAAATTGTTGAATTAGGGGCCCAAATGTCAGGGCAAGGGGTATCTGGATTAATATTTTTTGCTTCTCTAGTTTCAATAAATCTTGCCGTTTTAAATTCCTTACCCTTGCCGGTCCTTGATGGAGGTCAATTTGCATTAATTCTTATAGAGGCGGTAAGAGGAAAGCCAGTTCCAGAAAAAATTCAACTCGCTTTTATGCAATCAGGCTTTCTTCTTCTAATAGGACTAAGCATTGTGCTTATTATTCGCGATACAAGTCAATTATCAATACTTCAACAATTAGCAAGTAATCACTAG
- the rpsN gene encoding 30S ribosomal protein S14, which yields MAKKSMIARDVKRKKLVERYATKRKKLLDEFNSAKDPMERLEIHRKIQALPRNSAPSRMRNRCWATGKPRGVYRDFGLCRNQLRERAHKGELPGVVKSSW from the coding sequence ATGGCAAAGAAATCGATGATTGCCCGCGACGTCAAGCGAAAGAAACTCGTTGAGCGCTATGCAACTAAGAGGAAAAAACTATTAGATGAGTTTAATTCTGCAAAAGATCCTATGGAGCGGCTTGAGATTCATAGAAAGATTCAAGCTCTACCAAGGAATAGTGCACCTTCAAGGATGAGAAATCGTTGTTGGGCAACTGGCAAGCCAAGAGGTGTATATCGCGATTTTGGCCTGTGCAGAAATCAACTTCGTGAAAGAGCTCATAAAGGTGAATTACCAGGAGTTGTTAAATCAAGCTGGTAA
- a CDS encoding polyribonucleotide nucleotidyltransferase — protein MQGQTTTVSFDGREIRLTTGRYAPQAGGSVLIECGDTAVLVTATQSPGREGADFLPLICDYEERLYAAGRIPGSFMRREGRPPERATLISRLIDRPLRPLFPSWMRDDIQVVATCLSLDERVPSDVLAVTASSMATLLAEIPFYGPMAAVRVGLLGDDFVLNPSFREIERGDLDLVVAGTPDGVVMIEAGANQLSEQDVIEAVDFGYEAVTELIKAQQSILKESGIDHKKPDEQEIDETLPNYLDKNGRKPIGELLKKFELTKKERDLKLEEIKTNLGEKIDSLKEDNAVKKAISSNPKLLTTSFKSLTKKLMREQIIKDGKRVDGRALDEVRKIEAAAGILPKRVHGSGLFQRGLTQVLSTATLGTPSDAQEMDDLNPSSDKTYIHHYNFPPYSVGETRPMRTPGRREVGHGALAERALIPVLPPKESFPYVLRVVSEVLSSNGSTSMGSVCGSTIALLDAGVPLKAPVSGAAMGLIKEGKEIRILTDIQGIEDFLGDMDFKVAGTEKGITALQMDMKVTGLEVKTIADAINQAKPARTHILEKMNETIDKPRETLSPHAPRLLSFRIDPELIGTVIGPGGRTIKGITERTNTKIDIEDGGIVTIASHDGVAAEEAQKIIEGLTRKVHEGEIFTGSITRIIPIGAFVEILPGKEGMIHISQLSEARVEKVEDVVKVGDEVTVRVREIDNRGRINLTLRGVSQNNNDMNYPQPTPTPVAPLN, from the coding sequence GTGCAAGGTCAGACAACAACGGTCTCCTTTGATGGTCGGGAAATACGGCTAACTACAGGACGATATGCTCCACAAGCTGGTGGTTCAGTACTTATTGAATGCGGTGATACCGCAGTCTTAGTTACAGCAACTCAGTCTCCAGGTCGAGAAGGCGCCGACTTCCTTCCACTAATCTGTGATTACGAAGAAAGACTTTATGCAGCCGGAAGAATACCTGGCAGCTTTATGAGGCGGGAGGGGAGGCCTCCAGAGAGAGCTACTTTAATTTCACGACTAATTGATCGCCCATTAAGGCCTCTTTTCCCAAGTTGGATGAGAGACGATATTCAAGTTGTTGCGACTTGTCTTTCATTAGATGAAAGAGTCCCTAGTGACGTACTTGCTGTAACCGCTTCATCAATGGCCACTCTGCTTGCAGAGATACCGTTTTACGGACCAATGGCTGCAGTAAGAGTTGGCTTGCTTGGAGATGACTTTGTTTTAAACCCAAGCTTTAGGGAAATAGAGCGTGGCGATCTTGATCTAGTAGTTGCTGGAACTCCAGATGGAGTAGTGATGATAGAAGCAGGGGCCAATCAACTTTCCGAACAAGACGTTATTGAAGCGGTAGATTTTGGGTATGAAGCAGTCACAGAATTAATTAAAGCTCAGCAATCGATTCTCAAAGAATCTGGAATAGATCACAAAAAGCCAGATGAACAAGAGATCGATGAAACACTGCCTAATTATTTAGACAAGAATGGCAGAAAGCCAATAGGTGAATTACTCAAAAAGTTTGAACTCACAAAAAAAGAACGAGATTTAAAACTTGAAGAAATCAAAACTAACTTAGGTGAGAAAATAGATTCTTTAAAAGAAGACAATGCTGTAAAGAAAGCTATTTCCTCAAACCCAAAACTACTTACCACCAGCTTTAAATCCCTCACTAAGAAACTTATGAGGGAGCAAATAATTAAAGATGGTAAGCGTGTGGACGGTAGGGCTTTAGACGAAGTAAGAAAAATCGAAGCTGCCGCTGGCATTCTTCCAAAAAGAGTTCATGGTTCAGGACTATTTCAAAGAGGTCTTACCCAAGTGCTATCAACAGCAACATTAGGTACACCAAGTGATGCTCAAGAGATGGATGATCTAAACCCTAGCTCTGATAAAACCTATATTCATCATTACAACTTTCCACCTTATTCAGTTGGGGAGACACGACCAATGAGGACCCCAGGCCGAAGAGAAGTTGGCCATGGGGCATTAGCAGAAAGAGCTCTTATACCAGTATTACCTCCAAAAGAGTCTTTCCCTTATGTCCTGAGGGTGGTTAGCGAAGTACTCAGTTCCAATGGTTCAACTTCTATGGGTTCAGTTTGTGGAAGTACTATTGCCCTTTTAGATGCAGGCGTTCCATTGAAAGCTCCTGTAAGTGGAGCAGCAATGGGTCTAATTAAAGAAGGTAAAGAAATAAGGATACTCACAGATATTCAAGGGATTGAAGACTTCCTTGGTGATATGGACTTCAAAGTCGCTGGGACAGAAAAAGGAATTACTGCTCTTCAAATGGATATGAAAGTAACTGGGTTAGAAGTAAAAACAATTGCAGATGCCATAAATCAAGCCAAGCCTGCAAGGACACATATCCTTGAAAAAATGAATGAGACTATTGACAAGCCTAGAGAAACACTTTCTCCTCATGCACCTAGACTTCTAAGCTTCAGAATTGATCCAGAGCTTATTGGTACTGTTATTGGTCCTGGTGGTAGAACTATTAAAGGGATAACTGAAAGAACAAATACAAAGATAGATATTGAAGATGGAGGAATAGTTACCATTGCTTCTCATGATGGTGTCGCAGCGGAAGAAGCCCAGAAGATTATTGAAGGGTTAACCAGAAAAGTACATGAAGGAGAGATCTTTACAGGTTCAATAACTCGCATTATCCCAATAGGAGCATTTGTTGAAATTCTTCCTGGCAAAGAAGGAATGATACATATCTCTCAATTATCAGAAGCTAGAGTAGAGAAAGTTGAGGATGTAGTAAAAGTCGGCGATGAGGTCACAGTAAGAGTTAGAGAAATTGATAATAGAGGTAGAATTAATCTTACTTTGCGAGGAGTTTCTCAGAATAACAATGACATGAATTACCCTCAACCAACCCCTACTCCAGTAGCACCATTAAATTAA
- a CDS encoding 3'(2'),5'-bisphosphate nucleotidase CysQ family protein: MSSTDCFLPNGVNLEDLLEGLRSLSWGAADILMAYARGSKPPYGFPMELEIEDNPGGPVSAADLAVNSWLLDGINSKFPTATWKLLSEENAKEEFVEGLSACNGWIWILDPLDGTKDFIKGTGEYAVHLALVNDHHLKMGVVLIPEKEELWFGVLGEGAWCENRLGEKRNVKFSNRTQISEMILVASKSHRDKTLSQLMERISPGETKGIGSVGCKVGTILRGEADFYISLSGKTAPKDWDMAAPEAVLRAAGGGFTHADGRPLSYNKDNYEQRGCLIVSHGKNHDLICKLAEDEIKKLDPFFEI, from the coding sequence ATGAGTTCTACTGATTGTTTTCTTCCGAATGGGGTCAATCTTGAAGATCTATTAGAAGGTCTTAGAAGTTTGAGTTGGGGAGCTGCTGATATTTTGATGGCATATGCCAGGGGAAGTAAGCCTCCTTATGGTTTTCCAATGGAATTGGAGATCGAAGATAATCCTGGAGGACCGGTCTCTGCAGCTGACTTGGCCGTTAATAGTTGGTTGCTTGATGGTATTAACTCTAAGTTTCCTACTGCAACTTGGAAGTTATTGAGTGAAGAGAATGCAAAAGAAGAATTTGTTGAAGGACTTTCAGCTTGTAATGGTTGGATCTGGATCTTAGACCCTCTTGACGGGACTAAGGATTTTATTAAAGGAACGGGAGAATACGCCGTGCATTTGGCACTTGTGAATGATCATCATTTAAAAATGGGGGTCGTTTTGATTCCAGAGAAGGAAGAATTATGGTTCGGAGTTTTAGGGGAAGGCGCGTGGTGTGAGAATCGGTTGGGAGAAAAAAGGAATGTGAAATTTAGTAATAGAACGCAAATTTCGGAAATGATTCTTGTAGCAAGTAAAAGTCATAGAGATAAAACACTGTCTCAATTAATGGAAAGGATCTCTCCTGGAGAGACTAAAGGTATTGGAAGTGTTGGATGCAAAGTAGGGACCATACTTAGAGGAGAAGCAGATTTCTATATATCTTTGTCAGGCAAAACAGCTCCTAAAGATTGGGATATGGCAGCACCTGAGGCAGTCCTAAGGGCTGCAGGAGGAGGATTTACACACGCCGATGGTAGACCCCTTTCATACAACAAAGATAACTATGAGCAACGAGGATGCTTGATTGTTAGCCATGGTAAAAACCATGACCTTATATGTAAACTAGCTGAAGATGAAATAAAAAAATTAGACCCTTTTTTTGAAATTTAA
- the rsmI gene encoding 16S rRNA (cytidine(1402)-2'-O)-methyltransferase yields the protein MDFLENEALGKSSEPTSGNLYIIGTPIGNLGDLSPRAKSILQKVSLIACEDTRHSGQLLKKLGIKNNLISFHKHNTQSRLPKLLKCLKEGQNIGLISDAGLPGISDPGEELVKAAKEAGYSAICIPGPCAITTALVSSGLPSQKFCFEGFLPSKTKDRNKALSSIANEERTTVIYESPKKLIKLLEQLYELCGEDRPVQVARELTKKYEEHIGPTLGEVLKHFKENKPKGECTIVLGGTEKYKKKIANQSQTELLKKMEAIIKTGASANFAAKQISNETKLSKRFLYELLHNKSNLDSQIDTKEAK from the coding sequence ATGGATTTTTTAGAAAACGAAGCTTTAGGAAAATCGAGCGAACCAACCTCAGGGAATCTATACATTATTGGAACACCTATAGGAAATCTTGGAGATTTATCTCCAAGAGCAAAATCTATACTTCAAAAAGTCTCACTTATAGCTTGTGAAGACACGCGTCATAGTGGGCAGCTTCTAAAAAAGTTAGGAATTAAAAATAATCTTATAAGTTTTCACAAGCACAACACTCAAAGCAGACTCCCGAAGCTATTGAAATGCCTAAAAGAGGGACAAAATATTGGATTGATTAGTGATGCTGGACTTCCGGGCATTAGCGACCCTGGCGAGGAGCTTGTTAAAGCGGCTAAAGAAGCCGGTTATTCAGCGATTTGCATACCGGGTCCCTGTGCAATAACTACAGCGTTAGTCAGTAGTGGCTTACCTTCGCAAAAGTTTTGCTTCGAGGGATTTCTTCCATCAAAGACAAAAGATCGCAACAAAGCTCTTTCTTCTATTGCAAATGAAGAAAGAACAACTGTTATTTATGAATCTCCTAAAAAGTTAATAAAGCTATTAGAACAACTATATGAATTATGCGGAGAAGACAGGCCGGTTCAAGTCGCCCGAGAATTGACCAAAAAATATGAGGAGCATATTGGTCCAACTCTTGGAGAAGTACTAAAACATTTCAAAGAAAATAAGCCTAAAGGTGAATGCACAATTGTCTTGGGAGGCACTGAAAAGTATAAAAAGAAAATAGCCAATCAAAGCCAAACTGAGTTGCTTAAAAAGATGGAAGCTATAATCAAAACAGGTGCAAGCGCAAATTTTGCTGCTAAACAAATCTCAAATGAAACTAAATTATCAAAAAGGTTTCTTTATGAATTACTTCACAATAAATCCAATCTTGATAGTCAAATAGACACTAAAGAGGCAAAATGA
- the galE gene encoding UDP-glucose 4-epimerase GalE: MRTILITGGAGFIGSHTCLTLLDHGYDLLVLDSYVNSSPIAIKKVIILHKRNNQISNNQLMQISGDIRDYKFLKKLFFESKLNGKPIEAVIHFAGLKAVEESVENPLLYWDVNVGGSINLLRVMDEFRCRTIVFSSSATIYAPKTDELLKEDSDIAPLNPYGQTKAAIEQILSDLFQHTDQQWRIANLRYFNPIGAHQSGEIGESPLGKPNNLFPYISQVAVGARDILNIFGNDWPTPDGTGIRDYIHVMDLAEAHHAALEYLLDNESILTNLNIGTGKGTSVLELINTFINVNDCKVPYTFCNRRLGDVPVSVANNELAIKTLNWHPKRSLEDICRDGWKWQMLNPQGYLNKAI; the protein is encoded by the coding sequence ATGAGAACTATCTTGATTACTGGTGGGGCTGGTTTTATAGGTAGCCATACATGTTTAACTCTCCTAGACCATGGATATGATTTATTGGTATTAGATTCATATGTAAATAGCTCTCCTATTGCTATAAAAAAAGTAATTATTTTGCATAAAAGGAATAATCAAATATCCAATAATCAATTAATGCAGATTTCAGGTGATATTAGAGACTATAAATTTCTGAAAAAATTATTCTTTGAGTCGAAATTAAATGGGAAACCTATTGAAGCAGTCATACATTTTGCTGGTTTAAAAGCTGTGGAGGAATCAGTGGAGAATCCTTTGCTTTATTGGGATGTCAACGTCGGCGGGTCAATTAACTTATTGCGTGTTATGGATGAATTCCGTTGCAGAACGATTGTATTTAGCAGTAGTGCGACAATTTACGCTCCTAAAACTGATGAACTATTGAAAGAGGATTCTGACATTGCCCCTTTAAACCCTTATGGGCAAACAAAGGCTGCTATTGAGCAAATACTTAGTGATCTTTTTCAACACACTGACCAACAGTGGCGTATAGCAAATCTCCGTTACTTCAATCCAATTGGTGCCCACCAATCTGGAGAGATTGGAGAGTCCCCATTAGGTAAACCAAACAATTTGTTCCCTTATATCAGTCAAGTTGCTGTTGGGGCTAGGGATATATTAAACATCTTTGGAAATGACTGGCCGACGCCTGACGGGACAGGAATTCGTGATTACATTCATGTCATGGATTTAGCAGAAGCTCACCATGCAGCATTGGAATACTTATTAGATAATGAATCTATATTGACTAATCTAAATATCGGTACAGGAAAAGGTACAAGTGTTCTTGAACTTATTAATACATTTATAAATGTCAATGACTGCAAAGTACCTTATACTTTTTGCAATAGGCGATTGGGGGATGTCCCTGTCTCTGTCGCAAATAATGAATTGGCAATTAAAACTTTAAATTGGCATCCTAAAAGAAGCTTAGAAGATATATGTCGTGATGGTTGGAAATGGCAAATGCTTAATCCCCAGGGCTATTTAAATAAAGCCATTTAG
- a CDS encoding NAD-dependent epimerase gives MPSFSRPFLVTGAAGFIGAALVKKLLKNGEKVIGIDDLNSYYDPGLKQARLDEIQKILKPSSSEWAFYKIGLEDMDSLRELFLEKSPSVVVNLAAQAGVRYSIENPSAYLNSNLVGFFNILELCRHHSVENLIYASSSSVYGGNRNLPFVETQPVNHPVSFYAATKKSNELMAHSYSHLYKIPATGLRFFTVYGPWGRPDMAPMIFAKAIFSGKPINIYNQGEMLRDFTYIDDIAESLLRCCYKPATPNSNFDSLNPDPSSSLASHRIFNIGNSEPIELLRFIELLEDSLGIRAIKNMLPMQLGDVVATAADTNLLEKWIDFRPRTSIEEGVKMFTKWYRDFYKC, from the coding sequence ATGCCTTCTTTCTCAAGACCTTTTTTAGTTACAGGTGCAGCGGGATTTATTGGAGCAGCTTTAGTAAAAAAGCTGCTTAAAAATGGAGAAAAAGTAATTGGTATAGACGATTTAAATTCTTATTATGATCCTGGCTTAAAACAAGCAAGACTTGATGAGATTCAGAAAATATTAAAACCTTCTTCAAGTGAATGGGCTTTTTACAAAATTGGTTTAGAAGATATGGATTCTTTAAGGGAACTATTTCTCGAAAAATCACCTTCGGTTGTGGTTAACCTTGCAGCGCAGGCAGGAGTTAGGTATTCAATAGAAAACCCATCTGCATATCTCAATAGTAATTTGGTTGGATTTTTCAATATTCTAGAACTTTGTCGTCATCATTCCGTTGAAAATTTGATATATGCTTCAAGCAGCTCTGTTTATGGAGGTAATAGGAATCTACCTTTTGTGGAAACTCAGCCAGTTAATCATCCTGTAAGTTTCTATGCAGCTACAAAAAAATCTAATGAGTTGATGGCTCATTCATATAGTCATCTTTATAAAATTCCTGCCACAGGTTTAAGGTTCTTCACAGTATATGGCCCATGGGGCAGACCTGACATGGCTCCAATGATTTTTGCTAAAGCAATTTTTTCTGGGAAGCCGATCAACATTTATAACCAAGGGGAGATGCTTAGGGATTTCACTTATATAGATGATATAGCTGAGTCGCTACTTCGTTGTTGTTACAAGCCAGCTACTCCGAATTCTAATTTCGACTCATTGAACCCTGACCCTTCAAGTTCTTTGGCTTCGCATCGCATTTTTAATATAGGAAACAGTGAGCCAATAGAGCTTTTAAGGTTTATTGAATTATTAGAAGACTCTTTAGGCATAAGGGCCATTAAAAATATGCTGCCTATGCAGCTTGGAGATGTAGTTGCAACTGCTGCTGATACAAATTTACTTGAAAAGTGGATAGATTTTAGGCCAAGAACATCTATAGAAGAGGGAGTCAAGATGTTTACAAAATGGTATCGCGACTTTTATAAATGCTGA